One Hypomesus transpacificus isolate Combined female unplaced genomic scaffold, fHypTra1 scaffold_311, whole genome shotgun sequence DNA segment encodes these proteins:
- the LOC124464159 gene encoding piggyBac transposable element-derived protein 4-like, giving the protein EEEEKDDGQEYAEHVSEQADGQEYNAVDDNSAAAAAARAPEIDRDTFLSKDGKIEWRSVAYLRNPRLLSQRDSRERTPRGPTAYAVSHALDIVSAFLLFVTPQIETVILDETNREGYLKRGEEWKAMDASDLRAYIGLLILAGVYKSRGEAAASLWDAQSGRAIFRATMQLKVFYTYSTSIRFDDRGTRAARRATDKLAAIREVWDMWVERLPRLYDPGPEVTVDEQLVAFRGRCPFRQYMPSKPAKYGIKSWVTCDAKSSYATKMQVYTGKSSDGAPERSQGMCVVLDMTDGLKDRNVTCDNFFTSYDLGRELMATRNMTMVGTVRKNRSELPSELLTTTNRRRVLSSLFAFTPTTTLVSYLAKKNKNVLLMSTRHTNDEISDRNDGKPTIVLDYNRNKGGVDNLDKVIAAYSCKRKTARWPLVIFSNIVDVSSYNAFVIWREVNPNWMPRKRNKRRFFLEQLGRALVTPLIERRRCLPRAEAAAAVVKD; this is encoded by the coding sequence gaagaagaagaaaaagacgacgggcaagagtacgcggagcatgtgtcggaacaagcagacgggcaagagtataatGCGGTCGACGACAACTCAGCAGCGGCCGCCGCCGCCCGAGCCCCTGAAATCGACAGAGATACTTTCTTGTCGAAAGATGGCAAAATTGAATGGCGTTCGGTTGCGTATCTGAGGAATCCGAGGCTGCTGTCGCAACGTGACAGCCGTGAGAGGACCCCCAGAGGACCCACAGCGTACGCCGTTTCCCACGCTCTTGACATCgtctctgcgtttttactctttgtcacgccacaaatcgaaacagtgatcttggacgagacaaatcgggaaggctatctgaaacgcggagaggagtggaaagcaaTGGACGCCTCTGACCTACGTGCCTACATAGGGCTGCTAATCCTGGCAGGGGTGTACAAGTCCCGAGGCGAAGCGGCCGCCAGTCTGTGGGACGCGCAGAGCGGCAGAGCGATTTTCCGCGCTACCATGCAGCTGAAAGTCTTCTACACCTATTCGACGTCGATACGATTTGACGACCGTGGGACGCGAGCGGCGAGACGCGCCACGGACAAGTTGGCGGCGATACGAgaggtctgggatatgtgggtagagagattaccccgcctctacgacccagggcccgaagtgaccgtggatgaacaactggtcgcgttcagaggacggtgtcctttcaggcagtacatgccgagcaaaccggcaaagtatgggatcaagtcgtgggtcacgtgcgacGCAAAATCCAGCTACGCTACGAAGATGCAAGTTTACACCGGGAAGTCGAGCGACGGAGCcccggagaggagccaggggatgTGCGTCGTGCTCGATATGACAGACGGCCTGAAGGATCGCAATGTCACGTGTGACAATTTCTTCACATCCTACGACCTCGGACGAGAGCTCATGGCGACGAGAAACATGACCATGGTTGGCACTGTGCGAAAGAACAGGTCCGAGCTCCCGTCCGAGCTGCTGACGACGACGAACAGGCGACGGGTGCTGTCGTCGCTGTTcgccttcactcccaccaccactctggtttcctacctcgcaaagaaaaataagaacgttttactcatgagcacacgccacacaaacgacgaaatcagcgacagaaacgacggcaaaccgaccatcgtcttagactacaaccgcaacaaaggaggtgtagacaatctggacaaggtcatcgcggcctacagctgtaaaaggaagacggcccggtggcccctcgtcatcttcagcaacatcgttgacgtttcctcctacaacgcctttgtgatatggagagaggtcaaccccaactggatgccgcgtaagcgcaacaagaggaggtttttcctcgagcagctcggaagggccctcgtgactccgctgatcgagaggagacgatgtctgccccgcgcggaagctgctgccgcggttgtgaaagat